One Colias croceus chromosome 7, ilColCroc2.1 genomic window carries:
- the LOC123692996 gene encoding uncharacterized protein LOC123692996 isoform X1 codes for MTRSSYRPLVPRSSNNSLENRDMGTTSPPGEPLVRAPVGKPRCPPAISRLRVEKVEGGLAVAGVVVAANCQIVLPIFGFLFMLVGCVLTAASYRGCGENEEPDHYAARIAFTGNSRVLGPVCIVAGALMTIAGIVLCILMRAAQKRQRRLAFHCPIHGDFYPLSPQNSRKYSRSPTGLWRFLRGWLGMVEESETPRCPRSVEPASPARADAPCPPPLPFLVPSDSVVGMASILGAPLSPEQTFGSIKSLAISREVASFPLSRSPTPPPLSCPPFKEESKIGDIPNAVPSHFDCGSPTCNYRVVECKLTTTDEINRTGEKHESTLASVHHTDRLRPATVCITIPNEGKG; via the exons gACTACATCGCCCCCTGGCGAGCCTCTAGTTCGAGCCCCTGTTGGAAAGCCCAGATGTCCGCCTGCAATATCACGTCTTCGAGTAGAAAAAGTTGAAGGTGGCTTAGCAGTCGCCGGTGTCGTCGTGGCTGCCAACTGTCAAATTGTTCTCCCAATATTTGGGTTCCTTTTTATGCTTGTGGGATGCGTTCTCACTG CGGCTTCGTATCGCGGTTGCGGTGAAAATGAGGAACCTGACCACTATGCGGCGCGGATCGCCTTCACGGGCAACTCGCGCGTACTGGGCCCCGTCTGCATTGTTGCTGGCGCACTTATGACGATAGCTG GAATAGTATTGTGCATATTGATGCGTGCAGCACAGAAAAGGCAACGGCGCCTAGCTTTCCACTGTCCCATACATGGGGACTTCTACCCACTGAGCCCACAAAATAGTAGAAAATACTCAC gCAGCCCCACCGGTCTATGGCGGTTCCTGCGCGGCTGGCTAGGCATGGTGGAAGAGAGCGAGACACCACGCTGCCCACGTTCCGTGGAGCCCGCGTCGCCAGCGAGGGCGGACGCGCCGTGCCCGCCTCCATTACCCTTCTTAGTTCCTAGTGATTCTGTTgt AGGTATGGCGTCTATCCTCGGTGCGCCGCTTAGTCCTGAACAAACATTTGGGTCAATAAAGTCTTTGGCAATATCCAGAGAAGTCGCCAGTTTTCCCCTGTCACGGTCGCCAACACCTCCACCCTTAAG TTGTCCACCATTCAAAGAGGAGTCGAAAATAGGTGACATCCCAAACGCAGTGCCATCACACTTTGATTGCGGGTCACCGACCTGTAACTACCGCGTCGTCGAATGTAAACTTACGACGACTGACGAAATAAATCGGACCGGAGAGAAACATGAATCTACCCTCGCGAGTGTCCACCACACAGACAGATTGAGACCCGCTACTGTTTGTATCACAATCCCAAATGAGGGCAAAGGCTAA
- the LOC123692996 gene encoding uncharacterized protein LOC123692996 isoform X2 yields the protein MHLRALPSLDQSAGMKGQPVWTTSPPGEPLVRAPVGKPRCPPAISRLRVEKVEGGLAVAGVVVAANCQIVLPIFGFLFMLVGCVLTAASYRGCGENEEPDHYAARIAFTGNSRVLGPVCIVAGALMTIAGIVLCILMRAAQKRQRRLAFHCPIHGDFYPLSPQNSRKYSRSPTGLWRFLRGWLGMVEESETPRCPRSVEPASPARADAPCPPPLPFLVPSDSVVGMASILGAPLSPEQTFGSIKSLAISREVASFPLSRSPTPPPLSCPPFKEESKIGDIPNAVPSHFDCGSPTCNYRVVECKLTTTDEINRTGEKHESTLASVHHTDRLRPATVCITIPNEGKG from the exons gACTACATCGCCCCCTGGCGAGCCTCTAGTTCGAGCCCCTGTTGGAAAGCCCAGATGTCCGCCTGCAATATCACGTCTTCGAGTAGAAAAAGTTGAAGGTGGCTTAGCAGTCGCCGGTGTCGTCGTGGCTGCCAACTGTCAAATTGTTCTCCCAATATTTGGGTTCCTTTTTATGCTTGTGGGATGCGTTCTCACTG CGGCTTCGTATCGCGGTTGCGGTGAAAATGAGGAACCTGACCACTATGCGGCGCGGATCGCCTTCACGGGCAACTCGCGCGTACTGGGCCCCGTCTGCATTGTTGCTGGCGCACTTATGACGATAGCTG GAATAGTATTGTGCATATTGATGCGTGCAGCACAGAAAAGGCAACGGCGCCTAGCTTTCCACTGTCCCATACATGGGGACTTCTACCCACTGAGCCCACAAAATAGTAGAAAATACTCAC gCAGCCCCACCGGTCTATGGCGGTTCCTGCGCGGCTGGCTAGGCATGGTGGAAGAGAGCGAGACACCACGCTGCCCACGTTCCGTGGAGCCCGCGTCGCCAGCGAGGGCGGACGCGCCGTGCCCGCCTCCATTACCCTTCTTAGTTCCTAGTGATTCTGTTgt AGGTATGGCGTCTATCCTCGGTGCGCCGCTTAGTCCTGAACAAACATTTGGGTCAATAAAGTCTTTGGCAATATCCAGAGAAGTCGCCAGTTTTCCCCTGTCACGGTCGCCAACACCTCCACCCTTAAG TTGTCCACCATTCAAAGAGGAGTCGAAAATAGGTGACATCCCAAACGCAGTGCCATCACACTTTGATTGCGGGTCACCGACCTGTAACTACCGCGTCGTCGAATGTAAACTTACGACGACTGACGAAATAAATCGGACCGGAGAGAAACATGAATCTACCCTCGCGAGTGTCCACCACACAGACAGATTGAGACCCGCTACTGTTTGTATCACAATCCCAAATGAGGGCAAAGGCTAA